A stretch of Henckelia pumila isolate YLH828 chromosome 4, ASM3356847v2, whole genome shotgun sequence DNA encodes these proteins:
- the LOC140867465 gene encoding probable membrane-associated kinase regulator 6, whose translation METTLQSPSIESFSYSWLANLNPTPFDDPDLYLASNDAPYYHDEAPFIEMDPRLPPSKRFIRVSSDFGFDFPVSESPSSLVHADEVISNGILVPILVKESKRDHRLRAEDCHVATTSVPLSGQKTLQYSSSRVFRVSLRRCRRILSKRWFHKYLKLLFRPFVCKRRGIVNIGEFDKKWGFSAATSPRSSSVTYSADDNWRRSCDSESSIYEAVLHCKRTRDLVVSRE comes from the exons ATGGAAACCACCCTTCAATCCCCCTCCATCGAAAGCTTCTCATATAGTTGGCTAGCTAACTTGAACCCGACCCCGTTCGACGACCCCGACTTGTATCTAGCGTCGAACGATGCTCCCTACTATCATGACGAAGCACCCTTCATAGAAATGGATCCAAGATTGCCACCTTCAAAAAGATTCATCAGGGTTTCTTCGGATTTCGGATTCGACTTCCCCGTGTCCGAATCCCCGTCATCCCTAGTCCATGCTGACGAAGTCATATCCAACGGCATTTTAGTGCCAATTCTTGTCAAGGAGTCGAAAAGGGATCATCGACTCCGCGCGGAAGATTGCCATGTTGCGACGACGTCCGTACCCTTGTCGGGTCAGAAAACGTTGCAGTACTCTTCGAGTAGGGTGTTTCGTGTGTCGTTGAGGCGGTGTCGAAGGATTTTGTCGAAACGTTGGTTTCATAAGTATTTGAAGTTGTTGTTTAGGCCTTTCGTTTGTAAAAGGAGAGGGATTGTTAATATTGGTGAATTCGACAAGAAATGGGGATTTTCAGCCGCAACATCTCCTAGGAGCAGCAGTGTAACATATTCTGCAGATGATAATTGGCGTAGGTCTTGTGATTCTGAGAGCTCTATCTATGAAGCTGTCCTCCATTGTAAAAGAACTCGag aTTTGGTTGTTTCAAGAGAATAA